From a region of the Salvelinus namaycush isolate Seneca chromosome 40, SaNama_1.0, whole genome shotgun sequence genome:
- the cd99 gene encoding CD99 molecule isoform X2 — MKSCLWIALLVTLVIGTKTQDFNLYDGLDLDDPTTTIPKLPKQPATDPSPEPEKPAGIPPKEGGTDPKPAPPPKPVDPKKTAEDGMGFDLSDALGPDPVPGKPAVVPPKDGGTGGGSFGDNDLFDLSDNDNYKPDPGKGGGGGARAADPAPSDPNGGGGADQPQGEEAGSGQIAGIVSGIGVALLGAASSYFAYQKKKLCFKVQGGEDPESGKNAHGAQSDPQVMSNLLRSS, encoded by the exons ACTTCAATCTTTATGATGGCCTTGATCTTG ATGACCCTACAACTACTATTCCAAAACTGCCAAAGCAACCTGCAACGGATCCCAGTCCAG AGCCTGAGAAACCAGCTGGGATCCCTCCTAAAGAAGGTGGAACTG ATCCCAAACCTGCCCCTCCTCCCAAACCTGTAGATCCCAAAAAAACAGCTGAGG ATGGGATGGGTTTTGACCTGTCTGATGCCTTGGGTCCAG ATCCCGTACCGGGTAAACCAGCTGTTGTTCCACCTAAAGATGGAGGCACCG GTGGCGGGTCCTTCGGAGACAATGACCTGTTTGATTTGAGCGATAACGATAACTACAAGCCTGATCCCGGcaagggaggtggaggaggag cACGTGCAGCTGACCCAGCTCCCTCAGATCCCAATG GAGGAGGTGGTGCAGATCAACCTCAAG gtgaagaagctggatctGGGCAGATCGCTGGCATAGTGAGTGGAATAGGAGTGGCCCTCCTTGGTGCTGCCTCTAGCTACTTTGCCTACCAGAAGAAGAAACTGTGTTTCAAGGTTCAGGGAG GTGAAGACCCAGAAAGTGGAAAGAACGCACATGGAGCTCAGTCTGATCCCCAAG TGATGAGCAACTTGCTCAGGTCATCCTAA
- the cd99 gene encoding CD99 molecule isoform X3 — protein sequence MKSCLWIALLVTLVIGTKTQDFNLYDGLDLDDPTTTIPKLPKQPATDPSPGGGFDLFDALGPEEPEKPAGIPPKEGGTDPKPAPPPKPVDPKKTAEDPVPGKPAVVPPKDGGTGGGSFGDNDLFDLSDNDNYKPDPGKGGGGGARAADPAPSDPNGGGGADQPQGEEAGSGQIAGIVSGIGVALLGAASSYFAYQKKKLCFKVQGGEDPESGKNAHGAQSDPQVMSNLLRSS from the exons ACTTCAATCTTTATGATGGCCTTGATCTTG ATGACCCTACAACTACTATTCCAAAACTGCCAAAGCAACCTGCAACGGATCCCAGTCCAG GAGGTGGATTTGATCTATTCGATGCTCTCGGTCCAGAAG AGCCTGAGAAACCAGCTGGGATCCCTCCTAAAGAAGGTGGAACTG ATCCCAAACCTGCCCCTCCTCCCAAACCTGTAGATCCCAAAAAAACAGCTGAGG ATCCCGTACCGGGTAAACCAGCTGTTGTTCCACCTAAAGATGGAGGCACCG GTGGCGGGTCCTTCGGAGACAATGACCTGTTTGATTTGAGCGATAACGATAACTACAAGCCTGATCCCGGcaagggaggtggaggaggag cACGTGCAGCTGACCCAGCTCCCTCAGATCCCAATG GAGGAGGTGGTGCAGATCAACCTCAAG gtgaagaagctggatctGGGCAGATCGCTGGCATAGTGAGTGGAATAGGAGTGGCCCTCCTTGGTGCTGCCTCTAGCTACTTTGCCTACCAGAAGAAGAAACTGTGTTTCAAGGTTCAGGGAG GTGAAGACCCAGAAAGTGGAAAGAACGCACATGGAGCTCAGTCTGATCCCCAAG TGATGAGCAACTTGCTCAGGTCATCCTAA
- the cd99 gene encoding CD99 molecule isoform X4, with amino-acid sequence MKSCLWIALLVTLVIGTKTQDFNLYDGLDLDDPTTTIPKLPKQPATDPSPEPEKPAGIPPKEGGTDPKPAPPPKPVDPKKTAEDPVPGKPAVVPPKDGGTGGGSFGDNDLFDLSDNDNYKPDPGKGGGGGARAADPAPSDPNGGGGADQPQGEEAGSGQIAGIVSGIGVALLGAASSYFAYQKKKLCFKVQGGEDPESGKNAHGAQSDPQVMSNLLRSS; translated from the exons ACTTCAATCTTTATGATGGCCTTGATCTTG ATGACCCTACAACTACTATTCCAAAACTGCCAAAGCAACCTGCAACGGATCCCAGTCCAG AGCCTGAGAAACCAGCTGGGATCCCTCCTAAAGAAGGTGGAACTG ATCCCAAACCTGCCCCTCCTCCCAAACCTGTAGATCCCAAAAAAACAGCTGAGG ATCCCGTACCGGGTAAACCAGCTGTTGTTCCACCTAAAGATGGAGGCACCG GTGGCGGGTCCTTCGGAGACAATGACCTGTTTGATTTGAGCGATAACGATAACTACAAGCCTGATCCCGGcaagggaggtggaggaggag cACGTGCAGCTGACCCAGCTCCCTCAGATCCCAATG GAGGAGGTGGTGCAGATCAACCTCAAG gtgaagaagctggatctGGGCAGATCGCTGGCATAGTGAGTGGAATAGGAGTGGCCCTCCTTGGTGCTGCCTCTAGCTACTTTGCCTACCAGAAGAAGAAACTGTGTTTCAAGGTTCAGGGAG GTGAAGACCCAGAAAGTGGAAAGAACGCACATGGAGCTCAGTCTGATCCCCAAG TGATGAGCAACTTGCTCAGGTCATCCTAA
- the cd99 gene encoding CD99 molecule isoform X1, protein MKSCLWIALLVTLVIGTKTQDFNLYDGLDLDDPTTTIPKLPKQPATDPSPGGGFDLFDALGPEEPEKPAGIPPKEGGTDPKPAPPPKPVDPKKTAEDGMGFDLSDALGPDPVPGKPAVVPPKDGGTGGGSFGDNDLFDLSDNDNYKPDPGKGGGGGARAADPAPSDPNGGGGADQPQGEEAGSGQIAGIVSGIGVALLGAASSYFAYQKKKLCFKVQGGEDPESGKNAHGAQSDPQVMSNLLRSS, encoded by the exons ACTTCAATCTTTATGATGGCCTTGATCTTG ATGACCCTACAACTACTATTCCAAAACTGCCAAAGCAACCTGCAACGGATCCCAGTCCAG GAGGTGGATTTGATCTATTCGATGCTCTCGGTCCAGAAG AGCCTGAGAAACCAGCTGGGATCCCTCCTAAAGAAGGTGGAACTG ATCCCAAACCTGCCCCTCCTCCCAAACCTGTAGATCCCAAAAAAACAGCTGAGG ATGGGATGGGTTTTGACCTGTCTGATGCCTTGGGTCCAG ATCCCGTACCGGGTAAACCAGCTGTTGTTCCACCTAAAGATGGAGGCACCG GTGGCGGGTCCTTCGGAGACAATGACCTGTTTGATTTGAGCGATAACGATAACTACAAGCCTGATCCCGGcaagggaggtggaggaggag cACGTGCAGCTGACCCAGCTCCCTCAGATCCCAATG GAGGAGGTGGTGCAGATCAACCTCAAG gtgaagaagctggatctGGGCAGATCGCTGGCATAGTGAGTGGAATAGGAGTGGCCCTCCTTGGTGCTGCCTCTAGCTACTTTGCCTACCAGAAGAAGAAACTGTGTTTCAAGGTTCAGGGAG GTGAAGACCCAGAAAGTGGAAAGAACGCACATGGAGCTCAGTCTGATCCCCAAG TGATGAGCAACTTGCTCAGGTCATCCTAA
- the cd99 gene encoding CD99 molecule isoform X5 encodes MKSCLWIALLVTLVIGTKTQDFNLYDGLDLDDPTTTIPKLPKQPATDPSPGGGFDLFDALGPEEPEKPAGIPPKEGGTDPKPAPPPKPVDPKKTAEGGGSFGDNDLFDLSDNDNYKPDPGKGGGGGARAADPAPSDPNGGGGADQPQGEEAGSGQIAGIVSGIGVALLGAASSYFAYQKKKLCFKVQGGEDPESGKNAHGAQSDPQVMSNLLRSS; translated from the exons ACTTCAATCTTTATGATGGCCTTGATCTTG ATGACCCTACAACTACTATTCCAAAACTGCCAAAGCAACCTGCAACGGATCCCAGTCCAG GAGGTGGATTTGATCTATTCGATGCTCTCGGTCCAGAAG AGCCTGAGAAACCAGCTGGGATCCCTCCTAAAGAAGGTGGAACTG ATCCCAAACCTGCCCCTCCTCCCAAACCTGTAGATCCCAAAAAAACAGCTGAGG GTGGCGGGTCCTTCGGAGACAATGACCTGTTTGATTTGAGCGATAACGATAACTACAAGCCTGATCCCGGcaagggaggtggaggaggag cACGTGCAGCTGACCCAGCTCCCTCAGATCCCAATG GAGGAGGTGGTGCAGATCAACCTCAAG gtgaagaagctggatctGGGCAGATCGCTGGCATAGTGAGTGGAATAGGAGTGGCCCTCCTTGGTGCTGCCTCTAGCTACTTTGCCTACCAGAAGAAGAAACTGTGTTTCAAGGTTCAGGGAG GTGAAGACCCAGAAAGTGGAAAGAACGCACATGGAGCTCAGTCTGATCCCCAAG TGATGAGCAACTTGCTCAGGTCATCCTAA